The proteins below come from a single Takifugu flavidus isolate HTHZ2018 chromosome 6, ASM371156v2, whole genome shotgun sequence genomic window:
- the LOC130527999 gene encoding LIM and calponin homology domains-containing protein 1-like isoform X2 encodes MMASPAEGHDVPKTPPRAESERAEPPRHPEPACQEAQKWIEAVTGKSFGDKDFRSGLENGILLCELLSAIKPGLVKKINRLPTPIAGLDNLSVFLRGCEELGLKGAQLFDPGDLQDTSIRANLKDSDCNRKLKNVLNTVFWLGKAASSCTSYSGPALNLKEFEGLLAQMKVSEEGGEGPQKRGVRDSGYDCWDSERSESLSPPRHTRDNSLDSLDSFGSRSQHSPSPDVVNRGTGDGRGSDSEIDAQGKRPDVRKDDMSARRTVSNESRSTIPFNQFLPNRTNASSYIPAPRRRPHTEEGEQRSHPQATTEQGKSAGVHHKAPKTVTWAAENNGENLKQEEERVTEEVLEHKRLQKWEKAGIKVLPAAIRYSSPPPVEDQGPRSPSPNIILRSENEFLSSQSSSWDPASDEEEDAGMHRVPDVRRDDLASRRAHRGPVAPNVHQFVPSPVCSNKDRERWEGIRRSSQKTLQEKEISEREAMSDIITRSDNPLLNPAPHREDEEREEEQAETGSATPNRQKDDLAQRRTQSRPLPHREGPTKFVAAHMSQADMQKWERLKMTELSEDSSTTMPQACLQKNYGSSFSGSAKAGRGHNKVVTFGGVTEIQQPIDTSLSSEGEETELLRRLLSKATVAMPTIDLVSQRSERERRQVDGNDLNHASPPSADLPSCTSETPLTRAELDARLAQYEQRAEEDEDEEEEERAPDLQKDDMMARRTGVFHRQSTMTYNRFLPLPTSVRGTQGEATTDAAPRSKKQVQADRNKMKSRAEHQQPKVPMETPQSDSDLAVVRGTSHREHENDEEDEYGENDPVPDLEKDDMMARRTGLFQKNTAPRANQSIKQFLPVPGSVKYSIAPVSAMKPLNSRPKYTEKVDNESVIPSVQAAPQPPSSKLPTLPVSVELNKRQDEDRQQRDMTISNTSVSNVPPLSPPSHTPSISPAATSTCNVVAKLDKQRPEEKVVERVGDMVEESKTNMEEEPRKKPFWLDDDDLPPMMMSRRVVFMSEETQSVSMGDIINEDEMGHSPSLSQSRHERMHEQYNNFVEEEEHWQGELTRWKNRRRSASQELIKKEEERKKMEKRMKEEGSDINKRKSIKTYKEIVEDKERREIELCEAYRNAASPEEATMVLQRYALRFTISDATLDSLKLPRSTSGLKQDTNHMVKEEKTTAAARDSETSELQHKPVQPKAAKSQEMKIKPTVEQLTPASSSPVTQSENVPPRSLQLQSSTAESPSLHQKQGNPEEKRSPTICTATEITQMQPDATHPAHTLPSPSSATPRPVPLLAAKPYCQPRNSQPGHKPVKMDGLVRVNGEVMEDLSVSTPVSSSPEGPQETTDLPPAEKEDLATAQPATKEETGKRTPPPQTDDKMPPSRRENLTTFSGSAISSLLGGRNCITTTTIVTELTQTRVEPHYPPLQGNGQVNGAPVPSERPVEIKNSLQEYSPTVTEGLEETSVTIETPMLNLAKRVNHWVWDPNEERKRLESWQQEQERLLQEQYRSEQEKLKKEWEKAQLEVEEEERKHIEEERRILEETVTHLTPTGLAGQQLGQTTIVSSAPGTNENQTENAPLQENGHKMAPGNEDQHASKLHFFLDSASDAKPLKKQELWKTASLDRNPQLNQAQVVKRSESHDAVSEKQQSPLPSPQPPSPSRCVSGKRLCSGCSQPLEKGAAMIIDTLGLFFHMQCFKCGVCNGQLGDTTKGTDVRIRNGLLSCYECYIASRGRGQPTTL; translated from the exons GCTGTTACAGGGAAGAGCTTCGGAGACAAAGACTTCCGCAGCGGGTTGGAGAACGGTATCCTGTTATGCGA GCTGCTGAGCGCAATCAAACCAGGTCTGGTCAAGAAGATCAACAGATTGCCCACCCCCATTGCCGGGCTG GACAACCTGTCCGTCTTCCTGCGGGGCTGTGAGGAGCTGGGCCTGAAGGGCGCCCAGCTGTTTGACCCTGGAGACTTACAGGACACCTCCATTCGAGCTAACCTCAA GGACTCTGACTGCAACCGCAAACTAAAAAAC GTACTTAACACAGTGTTCTGGCTTGGAAAGGCTGCCAGTAGCTGCACCTCCTACAGTGGCCCTGCTCTCAACCTTAAGGAATTTGAAGGACTGCTTGCTCAAATGAAAGTG AGTGAAGAAGGAGGCGAGGGTCCACAGAAGCGTGGCGTTCGAGACAGCGGTTATGACTGCTGGGACTCAGAGAGGAGCGAGTCCCTCTCACCGCCGCGACACACACGTGACAACTCCTTAGACAG CTTGGATTCCTTTGGCTCTCGCTCTCAGCACAGTCCTTCTCCTGATGTTGTGAATAGAGGCACCGGTGATG GACGAGGCAGTGATTCGGAGATTGATGCCCAGGGAAAGAGGCCAGATGTGCGCAAGGATGATATGTCGGCAAGACGGACCGTCAGCAATGAATCCAGAAGCACCATTCCCTTCAACCAGTTTCTTCCCAATCGAACCAACGCCAGTTCCTACATCCCAGCTCCACGGAGGAGaccacacacagaggagggagagcagcgGAG TCACCCACAAGCCACCACAGAGCAGGGGAAAAGTGCAGGAGTGCACCACAAAGCTCCCAAGACTGTCACTTGGGCAGCTGAGAACAATGGGGAAAAcctaaaacaggaagaggagagggtgACTGAGGAAGTGCTGGAACACAAGAGGCTGCAGAAGTGGGAAAAAGCAGGGATCAAAGTTCTGCCTGCTGCCATTCGCTATAGCAG CCCGCCCCCAGTGGAAGACCAGGGACCCAGGTCTCCATCCCCTAACATCATCCTCCGTAGCGAAAACGAGTTCTTGAGCTCTCAGAGCTCTTCGTGGGACCCTGCCTccgatgaggaagaggatgccGGGATGCACAGAGTTCCAGATGTCCGTCGAGACGATCTGGCATCCCGGCGAGCTCATCGTGGCCCGGTTGCTCCCAATGTGCATCAGTTTGTTCCCTCGCCTGTATGCAGCAACAAAGACCGAGAGCGCTGGGAAGGCATCAGGCGTTCCTCACAGAAAaccctgcaggagaaggagataAG TGAGAGGGAAGCGatgagtgacatcatcacacgCAGCGACAACCCGCTCTTAAACCCCGCCCCTCACCGCGAGGACGAGGAACGGGAAGAGGAACAGGCAGAAACGGGAAGTGCTACACCTAACAGGCAGAAGGACGACCTGGCTCAAAGGCGCACGCAGAGtaggcccctcccccacagagaGGGACCCACGAAGTTTGTTGCTGCCCACATGAGCCAGGCAGATATGCAGAAGTGGGAGAGACTCAAGATGACTGAACTCAG TGAGGATAGCTCCACTACTATGCCTCAAGCTTGTCTGCAGAAAAATTATGGAAGTTCTTTCAGCGGCTCAGCAAAGGCTGGACGGGGTCACAACAAGGTTGTGACCTTTGGGGGTGTGACTGAGATCCAACAGCCAATAGACACAAGCCTTTCAAGTGAAGGGGAGGAGACAGAGTTGCTAAGACGACTCCTTTCCAAGGCAACTGTAGCCATGCCTACCATTGACCTGGTCTCCCAGCGTTCTGAACGGGAACGCAG ACAGGTAGATGGAAATGATCTCAATCATGCTTCCCCTCCCTCGGCTGACCTCCCATCATGCACATCTGAAACCCCTTTGACCCGGGCCGAGCTGGACGCGCGCCTGGCACAGTACgaacagagagcagaggaggatgaggacgaggaggaagaggagagggcaCCAGATCTTCAAAAGGATGACATGATGGCCAGGAGGACGGGAGTTTTTCATAGGCAAAGCACAATGACTTACAACCGTTTCCTGCCTCTCCCTACCTCCGTACGAGGCACGCAAGGGGAGGCTACCACGGACGCTGCTCCACGGAGCAAGAAGCAagtgcaggcagacaggaacAAGATGAAGAGCAG GGCGGAACATCAGCAACCCAAAGTTCCCATGGAGACGCCTcagtcagactctgacctggctgtGGTCAGAGGAACGTCTCACAGGGAACACGAAAACGATGAGGAGGACGAGTACGGCGAAAACGATCCTGTGCCTGACCTGGAGAAAGATGATATGATGGCCCGAAGGACTGGATTATTCCAAAAAAACACAGCACCCAGAGCCAACCAGTCTATCAAGCAGTTCCTGCCAGTACCTGGATCTGTTAAATATAGCATCGCCCCAGTGTCTGCAATGAAGCCGCTAAACAGCAGACCTAAATACACAGAGAAGGTGGATAATGAAAG CGTCATTCCTTCGGTGCAAGCAGCACCTCAGCCCCCATCCTCCAAACTTCCCACCCTGCCTGTGAGTGTAGAGCTGAACAAAAGGCAGGACGAGGATAGACAGCAGAGAGACATGACGATCTCTAACACCTCAGTCTCAAATGTGCCCCCACTCTCTCCCCCATCACACACTCCTTCCATCAGCCCTGCTGCCACCAGCACTTGTAACGTGGTGGCAAAGTTGGACAAGCAAAGACCAGAGGAGAAAGTGGTGGAAAGAGTGGGGGACATGGTGGAGGAGAGTAAGACAAATATGGAGGAGGAACCCCGAAAGAAACCCTTCtggctggatgatgatgatctACCCCCCATGAT GATGAGCCGCCGAGTGGTTTTTATGTCTGAGGAGACCca GAGTGTGAGCATGGGTGACATTATCAATGAGGACGAGATGGGACACTCACCATCCCTCAGCCAGTCACGACATGAGCGCATGCACGAACAGTACAACAActttgtggaggaggaggagcactgGCAAGGC GAATTGACTCGCTGGAAGAATCGGCGTCGCAGCGCTTCACAGGAGCTAatcaagaaagaggaagagaggaagaagatggagaaaaggatgaaggaggagggaagtgacaTTAACAAGAGGAAAAGCATCAAAACCTACAAAGAGATTGTGGAGGACAA GGAGCGCAGAGAGATAGAGCTGTGTGAAGCCTACAGGAATGCAGCCAGTCCAGAAGAGGCCACCATGGTCTTACAGCGTTATGCTCTTCGCTTTACCATCAGTGATGCAACGCTGGACAGTCTAAAACTGCCCAGATCGACATCAGGTCTGAAACAGGACACCAATCACAtggtaaaggaggagaaaacaacCGCAGCTGCTCGTGATTCTGAAACATCAGAGCTTCAGCACAAACCAGTACAACCGAAGGCCGCAAAATCGCAAGAAATGAAGATAAAGCCAACAGTGGAGCAGCTCACGCCGGCGTCATCGAGCCCCGTCACACAGTCAGAAAATGTTCCACCTCGGTCACTGCAGCTTCAATCCAGCACCGCAGAGTCCCCAAGCTTGCATCAAAAACAAGGGAATCCAGAAGAAAAGAGGTCTCCCACCATATGCACTGCTACTGAGATCACACAAATGCAGCCTGACGCCACACAtcccgcacacacactcccctcgCCTTCATCTGCAACACCCAGGCCCGTCCCCCTGCTGGCAGCCAAGCCTTACTGTCAGCCCAGGAACTCACAACCTGGACACAAACCTGTCAAG ATGGACGGATTGGTGCGAGTGAATGGCGAGGTGATGGAGGACTTAAGTGTTTCTACTCCAGTCAGCTCTTCTCCAGAAGGACCCCAGGAGACTACAGACCTCCCCCCTGCAGAGAAGGAAGATCTTGCTACTGCACAACCCGCAACGAAAGAGGAGACGGGGAAGCGGACACCGCCACCACAGACAGACGACAAGATGCCACCTTCACGGAGAGAAAACCTGACCACGTTTTCGGGATCTGCCATCAGCTCTCTGCTCGGAGGGCGAAACTGCATCACCACCACAACCATTGTCACGGAACTCACTCAGACTCGTGTGGAGCCACATTACCCACCTCTCCAAGGCAATGGGCAG GTCAACGGAGCCCCAGTGCCATCTGAGCGACCAGTAGAGATCAAGAACAGCTTACAAGAATATTCTCCCACTGTCACTg AGGGACTTGAGGAGACCAGTGTGACT ATTGAGACCCCCATGTTGAACTTGGCTAAACGTGTTAATCACTGGGTCTGGGACCCCAATGAGGAGCGTAAACGCCTGGAAAgttggcagcaggagcaggagcgccTCCTACAG GAGCAATACCGGAGCgaacaggagaagctgaagaaagagtGGGAAAAAGCAcaactggaggtggaggaggaggagaggaaacacatTGAAGAA GAGAGAAGGATCCTCGAGGAGACTGTAACACACCTCACTCCCACTGGCTTGGCTGGTCAGCAATTAGGTCAGACAACAATTGTTTCTTCAGCTCCTGGAACCAATGAGAACCAAACAGAAAATGCTCCCCTACAAGAAAATGGCCATAAAATGGCACCAGGGAATGAAGACCAGCATGCATCAAAGCTACATTTCTTTCTTG ATTCTGCCTCTGATGCTAAACCGTTAAAGAAGCAGGAACTGTGGAAGACAGCTTCCCTGGATCGTAACCCTCAGCTAAACCAGGCACAGGTGGTAAAAAG ATCCGAATCACACGATGCCGTCTCAGAGAAACAGCAGTCACCCCTTCCATCACCGCAGCCTCCTTCCCCCAGCAG GTGTGTCAGTGGGAAGCGACTTTGCTCTGGTTGTTCTCAGCCGCTAGAAAAGGGAGCTGCCATGATAATCGACACACTTGGGCTGtttttccacatgcagtgtTTCAAG TGTGGAGTGTGCAACGGGCAGCTGGGTGACACCACCAAAGGGACGGATGTCCGGATTCGGAATGGACTTTTGAGCTGTTATGAGTGCTATATCGCATCTCGAG GCAGAGGACAGCCAACCACATTATGA
- the LOC130527999 gene encoding LIM and calponin homology domains-containing protein 1-like isoform X4, which yields MMASPAEGHDVPKTPPRAESERAEPPRHPEPACQEAQKWIEAVTGKSFGDKDFRSGLENGILLCELLSAIKPGLVKKINRLPTPIAGLDNLSVFLRGCEELGLKGAQLFDPGDLQDTSIRANLKDSDCNRKLKNVLNTVFWLGKAASSCTSYSGPALNLKEFEGLLAQMKVESEEGGEGPQKRGVRDSGYDCWDSERSESLSPPRHTRDNSLDSLDSFGSRSQHSPSPDVVNRGTGDGRGSDSEIDAQGKRPDVRKDDMSARRTVSNESRSTIPFNQFLPNRTNASSYIPAPRRRPHTEEGEQRSHPQATTEQGKSAGVHHKAPKTVTWAAENNGENLKQEEERVTEEVLEHKRLQKWEKAGIKVLPAAIRYSSPPPVEDQGPRSPSPNIILRSENEFLSSQSSSWDPASDEEEDAGMHRVPDVRRDDLASRRAHRGPVAPNVHQFVPSPVCSNKDRERWEGIRRSSQKTLQEKEISEREAMSDIITRSDNPLLNPAPHREDEEREEEQAETGSATPNRQKDDLAQRRTQSRPLPHREGPTKFVAAHMSQADMQKWERLKMTELSEDSSTTMPQACLQKNYGSSFSGSAKAGRGHNKVVTFGGVTEIQQPIDTSLSSEGEETELLRRLLSKATVAMPTIDLVSQRSERERRQVDGNDLNHASPPSADLPSCTSETPLTRAELDARLAQYEQRAEEDEDEEEEERAPDLQKDDMMARRTGVFHRQSTMTYNRFLPLPTSVRGTQGEATTDAAPRSKKQVQADRNKMKSRAEHQQPKVPMETPQSDSDLAVVRGTSHREHENDEEDEYGENDPVPDLEKDDMMARRTGLFQKNTAPRANQSIKQFLPVPGSVKYSIAPVSAMKPLNSRPKYTEKVDNESVIPSVQAAPQPPSSKLPTLPVSVELNKRQDEDRQQRDMTISNTSVSNVPPLSPPSHTPSISPAATSTCNVVAKLDKQRPEEKVVERVGDMVEESKTNMEEEPRKKPFWLDDDDLPPMMSVSMGDIINEDEMGHSPSLSQSRHERMHEQYNNFVEEEEHWQGELTRWKNRRRSASQELIKKEEERKKMEKRMKEEGSDINKRKSIKTYKEIVEDKERREIELCEAYRNAASPEEATMVLQRYALRFTISDATLDSLKLPRSTSGLKQDTNHMVKEEKTTAAARDSETSELQHKPVQPKAAKSQEMKIKPTVEQLTPASSSPVTQSENVPPRSLQLQSSTAESPSLHQKQGNPEEKRSPTICTATEITQMQPDATHPAHTLPSPSSATPRPVPLLAAKPYCQPRNSQPGHKPVKMDGLVRVNGEVMEDLSVSTPVSSSPEGPQETTDLPPAEKEDLATAQPATKEETGKRTPPPQTDDKMPPSRRENLTTFSGSAISSLLGGRNCITTTTIVTELTQTRVEPHYPPLQGNGQVNGAPVPSERPVEIKNSLQEYSPTVTEGLEETSVTIETPMLNLAKRVNHWVWDPNEERKRLESWQQEQERLLQEQYRSEQEKLKKEWEKAQLEVEEEERKHIEEERRILEETVTHLTPTGLAGQQLGQTTIVSSAPGTNENQTENAPLQENGHKMAPGNEDQHASKLHFFLDSASDAKPLKKQELWKTASLDRNPQLNQAQVVKRSESHDAVSEKQQSPLPSPQPPSPSRCVSGKRLCSGCSQPLEKGAAMIIDTLGLFFHMQCFKCGVCNGQLGDTTKGTDVRIRNGLLSCYECYIASRGRGQPTTL from the exons GCTGTTACAGGGAAGAGCTTCGGAGACAAAGACTTCCGCAGCGGGTTGGAGAACGGTATCCTGTTATGCGA GCTGCTGAGCGCAATCAAACCAGGTCTGGTCAAGAAGATCAACAGATTGCCCACCCCCATTGCCGGGCTG GACAACCTGTCCGTCTTCCTGCGGGGCTGTGAGGAGCTGGGCCTGAAGGGCGCCCAGCTGTTTGACCCTGGAGACTTACAGGACACCTCCATTCGAGCTAACCTCAA GGACTCTGACTGCAACCGCAAACTAAAAAAC GTACTTAACACAGTGTTCTGGCTTGGAAAGGCTGCCAGTAGCTGCACCTCCTACAGTGGCCCTGCTCTCAACCTTAAGGAATTTGAAGGACTGCTTGCTCAAATGAAAGTG GAGAGTGAAGAAGGAGGCGAGGGTCCACAGAAGCGTGGCGTTCGAGACAGCGGTTATGACTGCTGGGACTCAGAGAGGAGCGAGTCCCTCTCACCGCCGCGACACACACGTGACAACTCCTTAGACAG CTTGGATTCCTTTGGCTCTCGCTCTCAGCACAGTCCTTCTCCTGATGTTGTGAATAGAGGCACCGGTGATG GACGAGGCAGTGATTCGGAGATTGATGCCCAGGGAAAGAGGCCAGATGTGCGCAAGGATGATATGTCGGCAAGACGGACCGTCAGCAATGAATCCAGAAGCACCATTCCCTTCAACCAGTTTCTTCCCAATCGAACCAACGCCAGTTCCTACATCCCAGCTCCACGGAGGAGaccacacacagaggagggagagcagcgGAG TCACCCACAAGCCACCACAGAGCAGGGGAAAAGTGCAGGAGTGCACCACAAAGCTCCCAAGACTGTCACTTGGGCAGCTGAGAACAATGGGGAAAAcctaaaacaggaagaggagagggtgACTGAGGAAGTGCTGGAACACAAGAGGCTGCAGAAGTGGGAAAAAGCAGGGATCAAAGTTCTGCCTGCTGCCATTCGCTATAGCAG CCCGCCCCCAGTGGAAGACCAGGGACCCAGGTCTCCATCCCCTAACATCATCCTCCGTAGCGAAAACGAGTTCTTGAGCTCTCAGAGCTCTTCGTGGGACCCTGCCTccgatgaggaagaggatgccGGGATGCACAGAGTTCCAGATGTCCGTCGAGACGATCTGGCATCCCGGCGAGCTCATCGTGGCCCGGTTGCTCCCAATGTGCATCAGTTTGTTCCCTCGCCTGTATGCAGCAACAAAGACCGAGAGCGCTGGGAAGGCATCAGGCGTTCCTCACAGAAAaccctgcaggagaaggagataAG TGAGAGGGAAGCGatgagtgacatcatcacacgCAGCGACAACCCGCTCTTAAACCCCGCCCCTCACCGCGAGGACGAGGAACGGGAAGAGGAACAGGCAGAAACGGGAAGTGCTACACCTAACAGGCAGAAGGACGACCTGGCTCAAAGGCGCACGCAGAGtaggcccctcccccacagagaGGGACCCACGAAGTTTGTTGCTGCCCACATGAGCCAGGCAGATATGCAGAAGTGGGAGAGACTCAAGATGACTGAACTCAG TGAGGATAGCTCCACTACTATGCCTCAAGCTTGTCTGCAGAAAAATTATGGAAGTTCTTTCAGCGGCTCAGCAAAGGCTGGACGGGGTCACAACAAGGTTGTGACCTTTGGGGGTGTGACTGAGATCCAACAGCCAATAGACACAAGCCTTTCAAGTGAAGGGGAGGAGACAGAGTTGCTAAGACGACTCCTTTCCAAGGCAACTGTAGCCATGCCTACCATTGACCTGGTCTCCCAGCGTTCTGAACGGGAACGCAG ACAGGTAGATGGAAATGATCTCAATCATGCTTCCCCTCCCTCGGCTGACCTCCCATCATGCACATCTGAAACCCCTTTGACCCGGGCCGAGCTGGACGCGCGCCTGGCACAGTACgaacagagagcagaggaggatgaggacgaggaggaagaggagagggcaCCAGATCTTCAAAAGGATGACATGATGGCCAGGAGGACGGGAGTTTTTCATAGGCAAAGCACAATGACTTACAACCGTTTCCTGCCTCTCCCTACCTCCGTACGAGGCACGCAAGGGGAGGCTACCACGGACGCTGCTCCACGGAGCAAGAAGCAagtgcaggcagacaggaacAAGATGAAGAGCAG GGCGGAACATCAGCAACCCAAAGTTCCCATGGAGACGCCTcagtcagactctgacctggctgtGGTCAGAGGAACGTCTCACAGGGAACACGAAAACGATGAGGAGGACGAGTACGGCGAAAACGATCCTGTGCCTGACCTGGAGAAAGATGATATGATGGCCCGAAGGACTGGATTATTCCAAAAAAACACAGCACCCAGAGCCAACCAGTCTATCAAGCAGTTCCTGCCAGTACCTGGATCTGTTAAATATAGCATCGCCCCAGTGTCTGCAATGAAGCCGCTAAACAGCAGACCTAAATACACAGAGAAGGTGGATAATGAAAG CGTCATTCCTTCGGTGCAAGCAGCACCTCAGCCCCCATCCTCCAAACTTCCCACCCTGCCTGTGAGTGTAGAGCTGAACAAAAGGCAGGACGAGGATAGACAGCAGAGAGACATGACGATCTCTAACACCTCAGTCTCAAATGTGCCCCCACTCTCTCCCCCATCACACACTCCTTCCATCAGCCCTGCTGCCACCAGCACTTGTAACGTGGTGGCAAAGTTGGACAAGCAAAGACCAGAGGAGAAAGTGGTGGAAAGAGTGGGGGACATGGTGGAGGAGAGTAAGACAAATATGGAGGAGGAACCCCGAAAGAAACCCTTCtggctggatgatgatgatctACCCCCCATGAT GAGTGTGAGCATGGGTGACATTATCAATGAGGACGAGATGGGACACTCACCATCCCTCAGCCAGTCACGACATGAGCGCATGCACGAACAGTACAACAActttgtggaggaggaggagcactgGCAAGGC GAATTGACTCGCTGGAAGAATCGGCGTCGCAGCGCTTCACAGGAGCTAatcaagaaagaggaagagaggaagaagatggagaaaaggatgaaggaggagggaagtgacaTTAACAAGAGGAAAAGCATCAAAACCTACAAAGAGATTGTGGAGGACAA GGAGCGCAGAGAGATAGAGCTGTGTGAAGCCTACAGGAATGCAGCCAGTCCAGAAGAGGCCACCATGGTCTTACAGCGTTATGCTCTTCGCTTTACCATCAGTGATGCAACGCTGGACAGTCTAAAACTGCCCAGATCGACATCAGGTCTGAAACAGGACACCAATCACAtggtaaaggaggagaaaacaacCGCAGCTGCTCGTGATTCTGAAACATCAGAGCTTCAGCACAAACCAGTACAACCGAAGGCCGCAAAATCGCAAGAAATGAAGATAAAGCCAACAGTGGAGCAGCTCACGCCGGCGTCATCGAGCCCCGTCACACAGTCAGAAAATGTTCCACCTCGGTCACTGCAGCTTCAATCCAGCACCGCAGAGTCCCCAAGCTTGCATCAAAAACAAGGGAATCCAGAAGAAAAGAGGTCTCCCACCATATGCACTGCTACTGAGATCACACAAATGCAGCCTGACGCCACACAtcccgcacacacactcccctcgCCTTCATCTGCAACACCCAGGCCCGTCCCCCTGCTGGCAGCCAAGCCTTACTGTCAGCCCAGGAACTCACAACCTGGACACAAACCTGTCAAG ATGGACGGATTGGTGCGAGTGAATGGCGAGGTGATGGAGGACTTAAGTGTTTCTACTCCAGTCAGCTCTTCTCCAGAAGGACCCCAGGAGACTACAGACCTCCCCCCTGCAGAGAAGGAAGATCTTGCTACTGCACAACCCGCAACGAAAGAGGAGACGGGGAAGCGGACACCGCCACCACAGACAGACGACAAGATGCCACCTTCACGGAGAGAAAACCTGACCACGTTTTCGGGATCTGCCATCAGCTCTCTGCTCGGAGGGCGAAACTGCATCACCACCACAACCATTGTCACGGAACTCACTCAGACTCGTGTGGAGCCACATTACCCACCTCTCCAAGGCAATGGGCAG GTCAACGGAGCCCCAGTGCCATCTGAGCGACCAGTAGAGATCAAGAACAGCTTACAAGAATATTCTCCCACTGTCACTg AGGGACTTGAGGAGACCAGTGTGACT ATTGAGACCCCCATGTTGAACTTGGCTAAACGTGTTAATCACTGGGTCTGGGACCCCAATGAGGAGCGTAAACGCCTGGAAAgttggcagcaggagcaggagcgccTCCTACAG GAGCAATACCGGAGCgaacaggagaagctgaagaaagagtGGGAAAAAGCAcaactggaggtggaggaggaggagaggaaacacatTGAAGAA GAGAGAAGGATCCTCGAGGAGACTGTAACACACCTCACTCCCACTGGCTTGGCTGGTCAGCAATTAGGTCAGACAACAATTGTTTCTTCAGCTCCTGGAACCAATGAGAACCAAACAGAAAATGCTCCCCTACAAGAAAATGGCCATAAAATGGCACCAGGGAATGAAGACCAGCATGCATCAAAGCTACATTTCTTTCTTG ATTCTGCCTCTGATGCTAAACCGTTAAAGAAGCAGGAACTGTGGAAGACAGCTTCCCTGGATCGTAACCCTCAGCTAAACCAGGCACAGGTGGTAAAAAG ATCCGAATCACACGATGCCGTCTCAGAGAAACAGCAGTCACCCCTTCCATCACCGCAGCCTCCTTCCCCCAGCAG GTGTGTCAGTGGGAAGCGACTTTGCTCTGGTTGTTCTCAGCCGCTAGAAAAGGGAGCTGCCATGATAATCGACACACTTGGGCTGtttttccacatgcagtgtTTCAAG TGTGGAGTGTGCAACGGGCAGCTGGGTGACACCACCAAAGGGACGGATGTCCGGATTCGGAATGGACTTTTGAGCTGTTATGAGTGCTATATCGCATCTCGAG GCAGAGGACAGCCAACCACATTATGA